A region of the Chlamydia buteonis genome:
TATTCAAGATTACTAGGACCAACATAACCTTGAGCTCGCGTTCTTCCGTGCACAAAAACAGCACTTGCGCCAGCATCTCTTATAATACGTACTGTTTCTTCAACATTAATATTACTGCAGTCCCATCCGGAACGTATTTTTACAGTAACAGGAATAGAGACCGCCTCTATGATCTTCTCCAAAACTTTCCCAATAAGTTCTGGAGATTTTAACAATCCTGACCCACTGCCATCTTTTGTGATCCTGTCTGTAGGACAACCACAATTTAAGTCTATTAAATCAAAGCCTAGACCTTCCAAAACCTTAGCAGCTTCTGCAACCACTTCAGGCTTACTACCACAAAGCTGCCCCCCTATGGGACGCATAGATTCAGAATATTCTAAAAGCTTGAGAGTGCGCGAAGGGGAGTAGTGCAAACCCTCAACCTTAACCATCTCACAAAACATTAGCGCGGGAGGGCCATAAAATGATGACATTTTCCGGTAAGGATAATCTGAAAAACCTGCTAGAGGCGCGTAAACTACAGGAGATTTTAATAAAATATCTCCTATACGTATTGAAGAAGCCATGGGTACTGAAAAATATTAAGAATAACAAACCTTAGGGTTCGTAACACAATAAAAGGAACAGCTTCTAAACAAAGTAGAGCAATTAAAGGGCTAATATCGATAAAGCCAATCCGCGGGATAAATTTTCTAAATAAAGCTAGATAAGGCTCTACAAATTTATATACGTATTGATACCATTTTGTATTGTGGCATTCAGGAACCCAAGAGGCAAGAATATACACTAAGATTAAAAAACTATAAACATTAATAGCTGCTTTCAAAAAATAAGATATCATTCCTTTCCCCTTTATAAACAATTAATATGTGTTTTTCTTGAAAAACAGCCATTTATTCTTTAAAATGGTTACCTTTATTTTTTAAGAACACCGTACTATGGATTTTAAACTGCCCATATACCATATAGGGGTAACCCTAGATGCAAATAACACTATTAAAATAGCAATTTTGCAGAAAACATGTAAAGGATGGATAGTTTCCCATTGCGAACACATTTCTAAAGATCAAGAATGGTTGCTACCAAAAAAATATTTAACATCGTCTATCGCATTTTCGTTAAGAGGAACTGATAGTT
Encoded here:
- a CDS encoding YggT family protein; this translates as MISYFLKAAINVYSFLILVYILASWVPECHNTKWYQYVYKFVEPYLALFRKFIPRIGFIDISPLIALLCLEAVPFIVLRTLRFVILNIFQYPWLLQYV
- the dusB gene encoding tRNA dihydrouridine synthase DusB, translating into MASSIRIGDILLKSPVVYAPLAGFSDYPYRKMSSFYGPPALMFCEMVKVEGLHYSPSRTLKLLEYSESMRPIGGQLCGSKPEVVAEAAKVLEGLGFDLIDLNCGCPTDRITKDGSGSGLLKSPELIGKVLEKIIEAVSIPVTVKIRSGWDCSNINVEETVRIIRDAGASAVFVHGRTRAQGYVGPSNLEYIARAKAAAGKDFPVFGNGDIFSPEAAKLMLDSTQCDGLLVARGTMGAPWIVRQIESYLASGAYQQVPFSKRKQAFIQHLQWVEEYYQSEAKFLSETRKLCGHYLISASKVRFLRSALSKATSVQEVYRLIDSYEEADDEDGD